In the genome of Aedes aegypti strain LVP_AGWG chromosome 2, AaegL5.0 Primary Assembly, whole genome shotgun sequence, the window TATCAATGTCATCGTCGCATATTTCCTGTTGGCATCTCGCACACATTTTGTAAACAGAAAGCATAAGCTTCGGTTAGTGAGAGATTATTGTTCTTTATACAATGAAGTAGAGTGACTTTGGTGGTGTTGAATCAGCGACTGTCAGTCTATCCCCCTGTGTTCAGTATGTGAAATTTCTCGATATTGTGTGGAACAATCTTCTTTGAATAATGTTTAGTTTAGATAAATGGTGAAATTAGTCAGATAAATTGACGTAAAAGCGTTAAATGTGGCTATTGAGAGCTGATAAAAACTCGTGTTTGGCGAAGTTAGTACCCAAGTGGAAAACACACCACCAAGAGCACATTCTTTCTGCTCTTATATAAAATTAGTTGTAGTTGTGTGTCAAACTGGATTCATACCCATACTTCAGTGTAATGTCTGGCGTTTGGCGGTTTTTATCCTGTCTTTTCATTCATTGAATGTTTTACCTGCAGGAAGGATCACACTGAATTTTGAGCACGAAGAAAGCATCTGCTGGGGTAGAAGTTTAATATTTGTACCTGATTACAAGATTAAATACTAGTGCTAGCGAAGAAGCTACGTGATTTAGTAAGATTGACAGCAGTTGAACAGTGAGCGCTATTATTGTTGGATTTATTCTATTGGATTTCTGAACGGGTTCACAGGGAGCTAATCCCATTGCCCTAACAAATCAGAAAACAGCTGGCACATTCCGGTATGGCCACTCTACAGACCAGTAAGGTAGCGCACCAGTATGGGCAACGTTTCAATAGTGGGCCTACGGTTCAGGGAGTTATGGCAGTGGCTCCTATGCAGGACGGAGACCGCATGACACAATCCTCCCATCATCATCAGCAATATACTGCAGTATCTGGACCAAAGGATCCGATCATCTTGAACCATGTGTTGGGCAATGTCGGTCCAGCCAATATAGTCAGTTCAGTCATATCAGGAGTAGAAACCCAACAGCACCATCAAGCGCCACTGCCAATGCAACCACCTGCGGCCAAGATGTGGCTACTGGTAGAGTGGGAAGCGCCAGCAGGAGAACCGAAcagctactccgtgattgattcATCTGAGCTGGTTCTTCACACTCAAGCAGGGAGTACTCGAGAGACCATCCACACCGGGAAGACCATCTTTGTACGACGGGGTAAGAAGGTACAACAGGCGACGGTGGTTATCATTTCCGGTAAGTTTGTTACTTTTGGACAATCTTATTGGACGTTAGTTTGCGTAACTATTGGTTTTGTAATTTCTAGACGATAAATCGTTCATCGATACGGAGGTTAGGCAACTACGAAAAATGGCTGCGGATAATCTCTACCGTAACACGGCGGGCATCCAAGTTCAACATAGTGTTTCAATAAATCAAGAGGTAATTCTGATACTGGTAAATCCGTATACGCCCAGCAAATGAGAAGGATAAGGATGTCTTGTTTGTTAAGGACTattctgcccatactcgcataacagtcccatttatataggaaatcccatataatatgggactgttatgcgagtatgggcagtattgAAGGTATTGGAAATGTTTACCGGTTTGTAGATAAATTGATCATTGGTTCAAAGATGGTCCCAAATTACTTTTTCGTCAACATTTACCCAATTAATTGATATAAATCTGGAGTCTCAACCtaacggtgaaatttcaccgtgaTCCGTATTGCTTAGGTTAGCAGCATTTTTCTTATTGCTAGGCGGATAAgggttaagcattatttttttttatctttattaaggagactttcagccagtggctggttcgtctccgtaGTTAAGCATTAAGTATGTAGTCAACTAATAAactatttcaatttttcagcaACAGGCAAAACGTCGACGAATGGAGTCCAACGTGACGGTCTTGGATGAACAGGAACCGGCAAGTCCTGAATACGAGCCGGTGCCGACCCAATCCCAAATTGCCACCGCAAACTGGGTGAACAATTGCAAAAACGAACGAATCATGTCGCCCTCTCCTTCGGTTATATCGGTTCAAGTGAACAATCCAGTTACTTATCAGAAAGCACCCCCACCAATGACGTTCGATCAGCAAACGCAAACCGATACTAGGTTCTTCCCACAGGATAACGGCAACCGTTCTAATCAAGCGGAGTTAACGAAAATTTTGTCTCTGCTGGAAACTATCCTTTCGGAGCAGAAAAGCATTCGAATGGAAACCGAATACAACAGAAAGCTGACCTACGATATGATGGAGCAGCAGAACACATTCTCGGAATCCCTCAAGCATCTGGTATCCAAGGTTGATGTGGTCAACAAGTTTGAAATAACCGAAGTAATGAAAAACCCAGATGACAATGTTTCCAGTTACGTTGTGTTGGGCACTGGAGGCGAAGAGAGTCGAGACAGAGCTTCAAGCGTCGCCGAATCTACTGCTCACAAACCAACTATTTCGAACGATAGTGCCAACCTCATGATAGAACAAGTGAGTGTCCAAGAGGAAAGCAACATGTCATTTTCGCAAAGCAAATTCACGATCCATGAAGAAAGTTCCGTTAACTCCGTAACGTCCACACCAAAGAATCTCAATTTTACCAACAAGCTCTCATCGTCGGCGCTTAGTCTCAGCAATGTCAGTATTCAGTCCCAAGTAAGCAACAATCCGCCCAGC includes:
- the LOC5572802 gene encoding uncharacterized protein LOC5572802, which produces MATLQTSKVAHQYGQRFNSGPTVQGVMAVAPMQDGDRMTQSSHHHQQYTAVSGPKDPIILNHVLGNVGPANIVSSVISGVETQQHHQAPLPMQPPAAKMWLLVEWEAPAGEPNSYSVIDSSELVLHTQAGSTRETIHTGKTIFVRRGKKVQQATVVIISDDKSFIDTEVRQLRKMAADNLYRNTAGIQVQHSVSINQEQQAKRRRMESNVTVLDEQEPASPEYEPVPTQSQIATANWVNNCKNERIMSPSPSVISVQVNNPVTYQKAPPPMTFDQQTQTDTRFFPQDNGNRSNQAELTKILSLLETILSEQKSIRMETEYNRKLTYDMMEQQNTFSESLKHLVSKVDVVNKFEITEVMKNPDDNVSSYVVLGTGGEESRDRASSVAESTAHKPTISNDSANLMIEQVSVQEESNMSFSQSKFTIHEESSVNSVTSTPKNLNFTNKLSSSALSLSNVSIQSQVSNNPPSNPKLSAVNEMLKEWNDDDGGDESELTPIGPNNTMVKKQILRAINWSNYKAATRKLLMTLFSREVLASHTLTGRPSPAFMGDRAKPVKDKLDQKIIADIISIVAKTCSVSEPMVRTAITTKCADENKMSRMKHNKSGSQTSMAQYVQDTSTILAGAPDMDGSIAMDEDHTTSPFVRRVKRENKENVH